DNA from Mycobacterium sp. SMC-8:
GTCTGAGGTTCACCACCGGGTTCAGGTAGTCGCCGAGGAGCTGCTCCGCCACGGTTCCAAGGGTGATCGGGCCGCGATCCTCGCGCCCCAGGGCCTGGAGTACATCATCGCCTTCTACGGCGCGATGGCCGCCGGTTTCATCGCCGTGCCGCTGCCGGTGCCGGCCATGGGCCAGCTCGACGAGCGCGTGAACGGCGCGCTGCGGGACTGCCAGCCGGTGGCCGTGCTCACCACCTCGGCCGTCGTCGGCGACATCATGACCTATGTCGGCGGGCTTCCGGGCGGGACGCCCCCGGCCGTGATCGAGGTGGACGCACTCGACTTCGATTCGCCACGCACGGTCGAGGTGAACGTCGGGCCCCTGCCCAAGACCGCCTACCTGCAGTACACCTCGGGCTCGACGCGGTCGCCGGCCGGCGTGATCATGACCCACCGGAACGTGATCGCGAACCTCGAGCAGATCTTCACCGACTACATGTCGCACCGTGGCGGCGTGCCGCCACAGGACACGACGATGGTGTCGTGGCTGCCCTTCTATCACGACATGGGCCTGATCCAGGGTGTGTTCGCCACGCTGCTGTGCCCGCCGGACGGCCCGGACGGCACCTGGGGCCGGCCCGCGGTGCTGATGAGCCCGGTGGCCTTCCTGCAGAAGCCGGCGCGCTGGATCCAGCAGCTCGCGATCAACCCCCACTCGTGGTCGGCGGCGCCGAACTTCGCCTTCGAGCTGTCGGTGCGACGCACCTCCGACGCCGACATGGAGGGCCTGGACCTGGGCGACGTGCTGGGCATCATCAGCGGCAGCGAGCGCATCCACTCGGCGACCATCCGCCGCTTCAACGAGCGCTTCGCACAGTTCAACATGCCGGACACCACCGTACGGCCGTCCTACGGGCTGGCCGAGGCCACCCTGTATGTGATCTCGGCGCCGACCGGGCACACCCCGGCGACGGTGCGATTCGACTACGAGAAGCTCTCCGCCGGCCATGCCGAGCGCTGCGGCTCGGAGTCGGGCACCGAACTGGTGAGCTACGGCACGCCGCGCTCGTCCACCGTGCGGATCGTTGATCCCGAGACCCGCACCGAGAATCCGGACGGCAAGATCGGCGAGATCTGGGTGCACGGCGAGCAGGTCGCGTCGGGCTACTGGCGCAACCCGCAGCAGACCGAGCGCACCTTCGGTGGCGAGATCGTCAACCCGTCCGAGGGCACCCCGGTGGGCCCGTGGCTCAAGACCGGCGACCTCGGCGTGATGTCCGAGGGCGAGATGTTCATCATCGGCCGGATCAAGGACCTGCTGATCGTCGACGGGCGCAACCACTACCCGGACGACATCGAGGCCACCATCCAGGAGATCACCGGCGGCCGGGTCGCGGCGATCTCGGTGCTCGACGACACCAGCGAGCAGCTCGTCGCCATCGCCGAGCTGAAGAAGAAGGGCAGTTCCGAAGCCGAGGCCCTGGACAAGCTGCGGGCCGTCAAGCGAGAGGTCGCCTCGGCGATCAAACG
Protein-coding regions in this window:
- a CDS encoding AMP-binding protein produces the protein MPLLESTIPGLLAERARLQPDDVAYTFIDYDVDPAGFAESLTWSEVHHRVQVVAEELLRHGSKGDRAAILAPQGLEYIIAFYGAMAAGFIAVPLPVPAMGQLDERVNGALRDCQPVAVLTTSAVVGDIMTYVGGLPGGTPPAVIEVDALDFDSPRTVEVNVGPLPKTAYLQYTSGSTRSPAGVIMTHRNVIANLEQIFTDYMSHRGGVPPQDTTMVSWLPFYHDMGLIQGVFATLLCPPDGPDGTWGRPAVLMSPVAFLQKPARWIQQLAINPHSWSAAPNFAFELSVRRTSDADMEGLDLGDVLGIISGSERIHSATIRRFNERFAQFNMPDTTVRPSYGLAEATLYVISAPTGHTPATVRFDYEKLSAGHAERCGSESGTELVSYGTPRSSTVRIVDPETRTENPDGKIGEIWVHGEQVASGYWRNPQQTERTFGGEIVNPSEGTPVGPWLKTGDLGVMSEGEMFIIGRIKDLLIVDGRNHYPDDIEATIQEITGGRVAAISVLDDTSEQLVAIAELKKKGSSEAEALDKLRAVKREVASAIKRSHSVRVADLVLVAPGSIPITTSGKIRRSACVDRYRQDEFSRLDVTT